A single Triticum dicoccoides isolate Atlit2015 ecotype Zavitan chromosome 2A, WEW_v2.0, whole genome shotgun sequence DNA region contains:
- the LOC119353165 gene encoding wound-induced protein 1-like, with amino-acid sequence MMRLLTGSSSSSFRFQPRSVDAFGSTVIAEGVSAAGEDTKAAYWVHAWTVGSDGVITQLREYFNTDLTVTRLAAAAASKCVWQSRRPDRARNSLPGLVLAL; translated from the coding sequence ATGATGCGCCTCCTCACCGGCTCCAGCTCCTCCTCCTTCCGCTTCCAGCCGCGCTCCGTCGACGCCTTCGGCTCCACCGTCATCGCCGAGGGCGTCTCGGCCGCCGGCGAGGACACCAAGGCGGCCTACTGGGTGCACGCCTGGACCGTGGGCTCCGATGGGGTGATCACCCAGCTGCGCGAGTACTTCAACACCGACCTCACCGtcacgcgcctcgccgccgccgccgcgtccaagTGCGTCTGGCAGAGCCGCCGCCCCGACCGCGCCCGCAACTCCCTCCCCGGCCTCGTCCTCGCCCTCTAG
- the LOC119353166 gene encoding uncharacterized protein LOC119353166 — translation VQAAAVAVAVAVAVAVFFFVSDRRSGRKPREELTNLDQPEGGAASVRGHETEEQRNKFLVLRLYEALNNRDHAAVHSLLAPDLEWWFHGPPAHQHMMRLLTGGTSPSLFRFQPRSVDAFGSTVIAEGVDDKAKAYWVHAWTVGGDGVITQLREYFNTDLTVTRLAAAAASKCVWQSRRPDRARNSLPGLVLAL, via the coding sequence GTGCAAGCCGCCGCTGtcgctgtcgccgtcgccgtcgccgtcgccgtcttctTCTTCGTCTCCGACAGGAGGAGCGGCAGGAAACCCCGGGAGGAGCTGACCAACCTGGATcagccggagggcggcgccgcctcCGTGCGCGGGCACGAGACTGAGGAGCAGCGCAACAAGTTCCTCGTGCTCCGCCTCTACGAGGCGCTCAACAACCGCGACCACGCCGCCGTCCACTCCCTCCTCGCGCCGGACCTCGAGTGGTGGTTCCATGGCCCGCCCGCGCACCAGCACATGATGCGCCTCCTCACCGGCGGCACCTCACCGTCCTTGTTCCGCTTCCAGCCGCGCTCCGTCGATGCCTTCGGCTCCACCGTCATCGCCGAGGGCGTGGACGACAAGGCCAAGGCATACTGGGTGCACGCCTGGACCGTGGGCGGCGATGGGGTGATCACCCAGCTGCGCGAGTACTTCAACACCGACCTCACCGtcacgcgcctcgccgccgccgccgcgtccaagTGCGTCTGGCAGAGCCGCCGCCCCGACCGCGCCCGCAACTCCCTCCCGGGCCTCGTCCTCGCCCTCTAA